From a region of the Tachypleus tridentatus isolate NWPU-2018 chromosome 1, ASM421037v1, whole genome shotgun sequence genome:
- the LOC143245362 gene encoding uncharacterized protein LOC143245362 isoform X12 translates to MQEREKSWMLNKATVSKKLDREKMLRQDAELRLKQVQSESVQCRVHLVRLQRDLQRMEDIVRSLLHFKSQLDQLRHERTSITLKYEGKIRKYQAYIATLEKGNLLLVNEMQRKEEENNKEKSQEEKEISINRVLLKRIQLLEQENASLLLENEEQRLQYEHCLDDVANQVVQALLGQKNLREECGRLEERVHYLEQQNIALRRVLKQKQQPTETDLSHLCIPTSTSQGLDDHLLEPPLNELWTTCFLNNTSFSHEPMDSKHVEQNEFTSGSDNADDTEENEEIVNTVRWKNSKRKISKSQSDVQLAKHTNKSEFMVFSGYSDSGNLWKVPQQQRKAIQHSKEHSNAWSKPTVEKELLSVDNLSPLISSKKLSVPSHRTVQNVSAQLTQPTNQVDDLVIKSSQQRFNPKVLPYSTSPVYTYDNSSLSYLQVDNVAPEVENNLTFQRVPPCSKLDYDFEMFCSENQRNDPSKFMKHSICKKHNYIPWEISRESSALESVEVVKSEEQSTNQRTNTVVRKSHSTNDTGSHNVSQTISDTEFSGLLHSNENSSSSIEPDHISKDEGYSTMSSDIQVEIIENEKPNSQDVKSFSCNTLNHFVKKLNANILANYRKASIEKDGEMVSSSDSGLGLNQSLQNHLMEAVKANTLTTQLKTTFERNNSSSQGKDKLKKLHNSSSQNSEKNSEIYTNSDNINERYKPDGNNTEVSNKDSALNVSVDCYSSTRLYTPQSGETVNLLNENKKLSKINLSTHNSNLQLQASNYSNNSKEITSSSDKSIGETADPKLTELSKLEKVTSKSSGSNHLHGIAYPYHDSLYSSVAARYTVISRSISDSVLFVSKVKQSPLYSTDVANSRLNFLPLERRVSLSELQFPESLTTGNKDKVKTENNVPLFVQHVQTWRRLEGSPSSSDSLSSVHSSTSEVTNSELFEDLNPTSLKCSRDNDLCSASEDECDIPEHQKFVQQWLQQEGEQVTKDCQRLYAADKKESREWTFQLYLENVKKATTEIKDNNIEAIIPSNNTSHLVLGSIKEEKEMEDDPFKTILEFCASDVSKLHLSKPGSSKAKDITGLTYSTDKYHHESSAGVSLRKIGNGTDTTSEHASSDCSREIDHKRATTVKRNWQTMKTSYSDKTGNGCLPEAPVSVSKNSNVITSERLVSEKRTSRSFKKTGYFSQINENPVPKTLQYRHLSSHRDIYNDSSLKCSNIYENREECDLEPNSKDCDEKNLAELNECSVPINSCFSHIESQNNSRYVSQNKECPTLSRPAIQSSKKHAKVKPEIIPKPCCLAPGNSQIPVSENQKNVECRQQTNNRSKIPVCIKPSATVSKKDSKCLGGHKQKSSPNRNAAYTKVKIAPQEKYRKMSKDSKNIAMKQEEKEISQNISPRIQKIKKSLIKKHKNQNYDRAPKRSTLESPETKNQSALPNHQSVSVELEQLSFESTALSVAQKIQILNNLLDESENNSISRLHKSDSVETCSVSPVIGIEADESEKEGCRSSWIHVSPEVDILSQLQQSSSGSSEESEDDVQKKESYHEEKLNNGCNSGIFSKSPEKQDLTKKCLKDRTRCRSSSKERKEEVFLQNIKSDSFSVVSNSPIHSKAIGITDSCMSVLSQEEHSSERVSFSDSCAESFCSSTRSLDL, encoded by the exons GCGACTGTAAGCAAGAAACTTGACAGAGAAAAAATGTTGCGTCAAGATGCAGAATTACGACTTAAACAAGTTCAGTCAGAGAGTGTTCAGTGCAGAGTTCATCTGGTCAGGCTCCAGCGAGACTTACAAAg AATGGAAGACATTGTTAGAAGTCTGCTGCATTTTAAATCTCAACTGGATCAACTAAGACACGAACGAACATCGATAACTTTAAAGTACGAG GGCAAAATTAGAAAATATCAGGCTTACATCGCGACACTTGAGAAAGGAAACTTACTGCTAGTAAATGAAATGCAAAGAAAAGAAGAGGAAAAC AACAAAGAAAAATCCCAGGAAGAGAAAGAAATTTCTATTAATCGCGTGCTTCTGAAACGCATACAACTCCTAGAGCAGGAAAACGCCTCGCTTCTTCTGGAGAATGAAGAACAGAGACTACAATACGAGCATTGTCTCGATGATGTAGCCAACCAAGTAGTGCAAGCGCTGCTCGGGCAGAAG AATCTAAGAGAAGAATGTGGAAGATTAGAAGAACGAGTACATTATCTGGAACAACAGAACATAGCTTTACGTAGggtactgaaacaaaaacaacaaccaacagag acTGATTTATCTCATTTATGCATACCGACTTCAACCAGTCAAGGGCTTGATGACCATCTACTAGAACCACCTCTGAATGAGCTGTGGACCACCTGTTTTCTCAACAACACATCTTTCAGTCATGAACCCATGGATTCCAAGCACGTCGAACAAAACGAATTTACCAGTGGTTCAGATAATGCAGATGATACAGAAGAAAATGAAGAAATTGTTAATACTGTCCGTTGGaaaaattccaaaagaaaaatTTCTAAAAGTCAATCTGATGTTCAGTTGGCAAAACATACGAACAAATCAGAGTTCATGGTTTTTTCAGGATACAGCGACTCAGGTAACCTCTGGAAAGTTCCACAACAGCAACGAAAAGCCATCCAACATTCCAAAGAACACAGTAATGCATGGTCCAAGCCAACTGTTGAAAAAGAACTTCTTAGTGTTGACAATTTATCTCCTTTGATCTCTTCTAAAAAACTGTCAGTGCCTAGCCATCGCACAGTCCAAAATGTGTCAGCTCAACTGACTCAGCCAACTAACCAAGTAGATGATCTAGTGATCAAGAGTTCCCAGCAGAGGTTTAATCCTAAAGTTCTTCCATATTCTACATCTCCTGTATACACGTATGACAATTCATCTTTATCTTACTTGCAGGTTGATAATGTTGCTCCAGAAGTCGAAAACAATCTAACATTTCAAAGAGTACCACCATGCTCAAAACTGGACTATGACTTCGAAATGTTTTGTTCTGAAAATCAAAGAAACGATCCGTCCAAATTCATGAAACATTCAATTTGCAAAAAACATAACTATATTCCGTGGGAAATTTCTCGAGAATCCTCTGCCTTAGAATCTGTTGAGGTGGTGAAATCTGAGGAACAAAGTACCAACCAACGCACAAACACTGTGGTTCGAAAAAGTCATTCCACTAATGATACTGGTTCGCATAATGTTTCCCAGACAATATCAG ATACCGAATTCTCTGGCTTACTTCATTCCAACGAAAACTCCTCTTCAAGTATTGAACCTGATCATATTAGTAAAGACGAAGGATATTCCACAATGTCCAGTGATATTCAAGTAGAAATCATTGAAAACGAAAAGCCAAACTCACAAGATGTAAAATCATTTTCTTGTAATACATTAaaccattttgtaaaaaaattaaacgcAAACATTTTAGCCAATTACCGTAAAGCATCGATAGAAAAAGACGGAGAAATGGTGTCTTCCTCAGACAGCGGACTTGGTCTTAATCAGTctttacaaaatcatttaatGGAAGCAGTTAAAGCCAATACTTTGACAACTCAGTTAAAAACTACATTTGAACGAAATAATTCTTCCAGTCAAGGAAAAGATAAACTTAAAAAACTTCATAACAGTTCTTCGCAAAATAGTgagaaaaattcagaaatatatacCAACTCAGATAATATAAATGAGAGATATAAACCTGATGGAAACAATACCGAAGTAAGTAATAAAGACAGTGCATTAAACGTTAGTGTAGACTGCTATAGTTCAACTAGGTTGTACACTCCACAGTCAGGTGAAACTGTTAATCTTCTTAACGAAAATAAGAAACTGTCTAAGATTAACCTATCCACACATAACAGCAATCTTCAGCTTCAGGCATCCAACTATTCAAACAACAGTAAAGAAATCACAAGCTCTAGCGATAAGAGCATTGGTGAGACGGCAGATCCTAAGCTCACAGAATTATCAAAGCTTGAAAAAGTAACCTCGAAGAGTTCAGGTTCTAATCATCTTCATGGAATAGCTTATCCTTACCATGACAGTCTCTATTCGTCAGTTGCAGCTCGTTACACGGTTATCAGTCGGTCTATTTCAGACTCAGTTTTGTTCGTCAGTAAAGTAAAACAATCCCCTCTGTACAGTACTGATGTAGCAAACTCAAGGCTTAACTTCCTTCCTTTGGAACGACGTGTTTCACTGAGTGAGCTTCAGTTCCCAGAAAGTCTAACTACTGGCAATAAGGATAAAGTAAAGACAGAAAACAACGTGCCATTATTCGTGCAG CATGTTCAAACATGGAGAAGACTAGAGGGGTCTCCAAGTTCCAGTGATTCTCTGAGTTCTGTCCACTCCTCCACTTCCGaagtaacaaatagtgaattaTTTGAGGATTTGAATCCAACTAGTCTGAAGTGCTCAAGG GATAATGATTTATGCAGTGCTAGCGAAGATGAATGTGATATTCCAGAACATCAGAAGTTTGTTCAACAATGGTTACAACAGGAAGGCGAACAAGTAACGAAAGACTGCCAG AGACTGTACGCCGCCGACAAGAAAGAAAGTAGAGAATGGACATTCCAGCTTTATTTGGAAAATGTCAAGAAGGCTACAACGGAAATTAAAGATAACAACATCGAAGCAATTATACCTTCAAACAATACAAGTCATTTGGTACTTGGGagtataaaagaagaaaaagaaatggaAGATGATCCCTTTAAAACTATATTAGAGTTTTGTGCCTCTGATGTATCAAAGCTTCATCTCAGCAAACCAGGATCAAGTAAAGCCAAAGATATTACAGGGTTAACTTATTCCACGGATAAATATCACCACGAAAGCTCTGCTGGAGTGTCTCTTAGAAAAATAGGAAATGGAACTGATACCACGAGTGAACATGCCAGCTCTGACTGCTCTAGAGAAATAGACCACAAACGAGCAACTACAGTAAAACGTAACTGGCAAACGATGAAAACTTCTTATTCTGATAAAACAGGAAATGGTTGTTTACCTGAAGCACCGGTTTCGGTTTCTAAGAATTCTAATGTCATTACAAGTGAAAGGCTTGTTTCTGAGAAAAGAACTTCACGATCTTTTAAAAAAACAGGATATTTTTCACAGATCAACGAGAATCCTGTTCCAAAAACACTTCAGTATCGTCACTTGTCTTCTCACAGGGATATATATAACGATTCTTCTTTAAAGTGCTCAAATATCTATGAGAATAGAGAGGAGTGTGATTTAGAACCAAATTCTAAAGACTGCGACGAAAAGAACTTAGCAGAATTAAATGAATGTTCAGTGCCAATAAACTCTTGTTTCTCACACATAGAAAGCCAAAACAACAGCAGATACGTATCTCAAAATAAAGAATGCCCAACATTGTCAAGACCTGCGATTCAGAGCAGCAAAAAACACGCCAAAGTAAAGCCCGAAATTATTCCTAAACCTTGCTGTTTAGCGCCCGGTAATTCCCAAATTCCTGTTTCAGAAAACCAGAAGAATGTAGAATGCAGGCAGCAGACAAATAACAGAAGTAAAATTCCTGTTTGCATTAAACCATCTGCTACTGTTTCGAAAAAGGACAGTAAATGCTTAGGTGGTCACAAACAAAAAAGTTCGCCGAATAGAAATGCGGCATATACTAAAGTGAAAATAGCTCCACAGGAAAAGTATAGAAAGATGTCAAAAGACTCAAAGAATATAGCAATGAAAcaggaagaaaaagaaataagTCAAAATATCTCGCCACGaattcagaaaataaagaaatctctaataaaaaaacacaaaaaccaaaACTATGATAGAGCACCAAAAAGGAGTACCTTGGAAAGTCCTGAAACTAAAAATCAGAGTGCTTTACCCAATCATCAAAGTGTTAGTGTAGAATTAGAGCAACTTTCATTTGAAAGTACTGCCTTGTCTGTAGCACAGAAAATTCAGATTCTTAACAATTTATTGGACGAGAGCGAAAATAACTCCATTTCTCGTCTCCATAAATCAGATTCTGTTGAAACATGTAGTGTGTCACCAGTCATTGGGATAGAAGCTGATGAAAGTGAAAAAGAAGGTTGTAGAAGTTCTTGGATTCATGTGTCTCCAGAAGTAGATATTCTTAGTCAG CTTCAACAATCTTCTTCTGGAAGTAGTGAAGAAAGTGAAGACGATGTCCAAAAAAAAGAGTCCTATCATGAAGAGAAACTAAATAATGGCTGCAATTCCG GGATTTTTTCAAAGTCACCAGAAAAACAAGACTtgacaaagaaatgtttaaaagatAGGACAAGATGTCGATCTTCCAGCAAAGAGAGAAAGGAAGAGGTTTTTCTTCAGAATATCAAAAGTGATTCATTTTCTGTTGTATCTAACAGTCCTATCCATTCAAAAGCCATTGGCATAACAGATAGTTGCATGTCAGTTctctcacaagaagaacattctTCCGAACGTGTCTCTTTTAGTGATTCCTGTGCAGAGAGTTTCTGCTCGTCAACCAGAAGTCTTGATTTGTGA
- the LOC143245362 gene encoding uncharacterized protein LOC143245362 isoform X13, producing MEARDKNDEATVSKKLDREKMLRQDAELRLKQVQSESVQCRVHLVRLQRDLQRMEDIVRSLLHFKSQLDQLRHERTSITLKYEGKIRKYQAYIATLEKGNLLLVNEMQRKEEENNKEKSQEEKEISINRVLLKRIQLLEQENASLLLENEEQRLQYEHCLDDVANQVVQALLGQKNLREECGRLEERVHYLEQQNIALRRVLKQKQQPTETDLSHLCIPTSTSQGLDDHLLEPPLNELWTTCFLNNTSFSHEPMDSKHVEQNEFTSGSDNADDTEENEEIVNTVRWKNSKRKISKSQSDVQLAKHTNKSEFMVFSGYSDSGNLWKVPQQQRKAIQHSKEHSNAWSKPTVEKELLSVDNLSPLISSKKLSVPSHRTVQNVSAQLTQPTNQVDDLVIKSSQQRFNPKVLPYSTSPVYTYDNSSLSYLQVDNVAPEVENNLTFQRVPPCSKLDYDFEMFCSENQRNDPSKFMKHSICKKHNYIPWEISRESSALESVEVVKSEEQSTNQRTNTVVRKSHSTNDTGSHNVSQTISDTEFSGLLHSNENSSSSIEPDHISKDEGYSTMSSDIQVEIIENEKPNSQDVKSFSCNTLNHFVKKLNANILANYRKASIEKDGEMVSSSDSGLGLNQSLQNHLMEAVKANTLTTQLKTTFERNNSSSQGKDKLKKLHNSSSQNSEKNSEIYTNSDNINERYKPDGNNTEVSNKDSALNVSVDCYSSTRLYTPQSGETVNLLNENKKLSKINLSTHNSNLQLQASNYSNNSKEITSSSDKSIGETADPKLTELSKLEKVTSKSSGSNHLHGIAYPYHDSLYSSVAARYTVISRSISDSVLFVSKVKQSPLYSTDVANSRLNFLPLERRVSLSELQFPESLTTGNKDKVKTENNVPLFVQHVQTWRRLEGSPSSSDSLSSVHSSTSEVTNSELFEDLNPTSLKCSRDNDLCSASEDECDIPEHQKFVQQWLQQEGEQVTKDCQRLYAADKKESREWTFQLYLENVKKATTEIKDNNIEAIIPSNNTSHLVLGSIKEEKEMEDDPFKTILEFCASDVSKLHLSKPGSSKAKDITGLTYSTDKYHHESSAGVSLRKIGNGTDTTSEHASSDCSREIDHKRATTVKRNWQTMKTSYSDKTGNGCLPEAPVSVSKNSNVITSERLVSEKRTSRSFKKTGYFSQINENPVPKTLQYRHLSSHRDIYNDSSLKCSNIYENREECDLEPNSKDCDEKNLAELNECSVPINSCFSHIESQNNSRYVSQNKECPTLSRPAIQSSKKHAKVKPEIIPKPCCLAPGNSQIPVSENQKNVECRQQTNNRSKIPVCIKPSATVSKKDSKCLGGHKQKSSPNRNAAYTKVKIAPQEKYRKMSKDSKNIAMKQEEKEISQNISPRIQKIKKSLIKKHKNQNYDRAPKRSTLESPETKNQSALPNHQSVSVELEQLSFESTALSVAQKIQILNNLLDESENNSISRLHKSDSVETCSVSPVIGIEADESEKEGCRSSWIHVSPEVDILSQLQQSSSGSSEESEDDVQKKESYHEEKLNNGCNSGIFSKSPEKQDLTKKCLKDRTRCRSSSKERKEEVFLQNIKSDSFSVVSNSPIHSKAIGITDSCMSVLSQEEHSSERVSFSDSCAESFCSSTRSLDL from the exons GCGACTGTAAGCAAGAAACTTGACAGAGAAAAAATGTTGCGTCAAGATGCAGAATTACGACTTAAACAAGTTCAGTCAGAGAGTGTTCAGTGCAGAGTTCATCTGGTCAGGCTCCAGCGAGACTTACAAAg AATGGAAGACATTGTTAGAAGTCTGCTGCATTTTAAATCTCAACTGGATCAACTAAGACACGAACGAACATCGATAACTTTAAAGTACGAG GGCAAAATTAGAAAATATCAGGCTTACATCGCGACACTTGAGAAAGGAAACTTACTGCTAGTAAATGAAATGCAAAGAAAAGAAGAGGAAAAC AACAAAGAAAAATCCCAGGAAGAGAAAGAAATTTCTATTAATCGCGTGCTTCTGAAACGCATACAACTCCTAGAGCAGGAAAACGCCTCGCTTCTTCTGGAGAATGAAGAACAGAGACTACAATACGAGCATTGTCTCGATGATGTAGCCAACCAAGTAGTGCAAGCGCTGCTCGGGCAGAAG AATCTAAGAGAAGAATGTGGAAGATTAGAAGAACGAGTACATTATCTGGAACAACAGAACATAGCTTTACGTAGggtactgaaacaaaaacaacaaccaacagag acTGATTTATCTCATTTATGCATACCGACTTCAACCAGTCAAGGGCTTGATGACCATCTACTAGAACCACCTCTGAATGAGCTGTGGACCACCTGTTTTCTCAACAACACATCTTTCAGTCATGAACCCATGGATTCCAAGCACGTCGAACAAAACGAATTTACCAGTGGTTCAGATAATGCAGATGATACAGAAGAAAATGAAGAAATTGTTAATACTGTCCGTTGGaaaaattccaaaagaaaaatTTCTAAAAGTCAATCTGATGTTCAGTTGGCAAAACATACGAACAAATCAGAGTTCATGGTTTTTTCAGGATACAGCGACTCAGGTAACCTCTGGAAAGTTCCACAACAGCAACGAAAAGCCATCCAACATTCCAAAGAACACAGTAATGCATGGTCCAAGCCAACTGTTGAAAAAGAACTTCTTAGTGTTGACAATTTATCTCCTTTGATCTCTTCTAAAAAACTGTCAGTGCCTAGCCATCGCACAGTCCAAAATGTGTCAGCTCAACTGACTCAGCCAACTAACCAAGTAGATGATCTAGTGATCAAGAGTTCCCAGCAGAGGTTTAATCCTAAAGTTCTTCCATATTCTACATCTCCTGTATACACGTATGACAATTCATCTTTATCTTACTTGCAGGTTGATAATGTTGCTCCAGAAGTCGAAAACAATCTAACATTTCAAAGAGTACCACCATGCTCAAAACTGGACTATGACTTCGAAATGTTTTGTTCTGAAAATCAAAGAAACGATCCGTCCAAATTCATGAAACATTCAATTTGCAAAAAACATAACTATATTCCGTGGGAAATTTCTCGAGAATCCTCTGCCTTAGAATCTGTTGAGGTGGTGAAATCTGAGGAACAAAGTACCAACCAACGCACAAACACTGTGGTTCGAAAAAGTCATTCCACTAATGATACTGGTTCGCATAATGTTTCCCAGACAATATCAG ATACCGAATTCTCTGGCTTACTTCATTCCAACGAAAACTCCTCTTCAAGTATTGAACCTGATCATATTAGTAAAGACGAAGGATATTCCACAATGTCCAGTGATATTCAAGTAGAAATCATTGAAAACGAAAAGCCAAACTCACAAGATGTAAAATCATTTTCTTGTAATACATTAaaccattttgtaaaaaaattaaacgcAAACATTTTAGCCAATTACCGTAAAGCATCGATAGAAAAAGACGGAGAAATGGTGTCTTCCTCAGACAGCGGACTTGGTCTTAATCAGTctttacaaaatcatttaatGGAAGCAGTTAAAGCCAATACTTTGACAACTCAGTTAAAAACTACATTTGAACGAAATAATTCTTCCAGTCAAGGAAAAGATAAACTTAAAAAACTTCATAACAGTTCTTCGCAAAATAGTgagaaaaattcagaaatatatacCAACTCAGATAATATAAATGAGAGATATAAACCTGATGGAAACAATACCGAAGTAAGTAATAAAGACAGTGCATTAAACGTTAGTGTAGACTGCTATAGTTCAACTAGGTTGTACACTCCACAGTCAGGTGAAACTGTTAATCTTCTTAACGAAAATAAGAAACTGTCTAAGATTAACCTATCCACACATAACAGCAATCTTCAGCTTCAGGCATCCAACTATTCAAACAACAGTAAAGAAATCACAAGCTCTAGCGATAAGAGCATTGGTGAGACGGCAGATCCTAAGCTCACAGAATTATCAAAGCTTGAAAAAGTAACCTCGAAGAGTTCAGGTTCTAATCATCTTCATGGAATAGCTTATCCTTACCATGACAGTCTCTATTCGTCAGTTGCAGCTCGTTACACGGTTATCAGTCGGTCTATTTCAGACTCAGTTTTGTTCGTCAGTAAAGTAAAACAATCCCCTCTGTACAGTACTGATGTAGCAAACTCAAGGCTTAACTTCCTTCCTTTGGAACGACGTGTTTCACTGAGTGAGCTTCAGTTCCCAGAAAGTCTAACTACTGGCAATAAGGATAAAGTAAAGACAGAAAACAACGTGCCATTATTCGTGCAG CATGTTCAAACATGGAGAAGACTAGAGGGGTCTCCAAGTTCCAGTGATTCTCTGAGTTCTGTCCACTCCTCCACTTCCGaagtaacaaatagtgaattaTTTGAGGATTTGAATCCAACTAGTCTGAAGTGCTCAAGG GATAATGATTTATGCAGTGCTAGCGAAGATGAATGTGATATTCCAGAACATCAGAAGTTTGTTCAACAATGGTTACAACAGGAAGGCGAACAAGTAACGAAAGACTGCCAG AGACTGTACGCCGCCGACAAGAAAGAAAGTAGAGAATGGACATTCCAGCTTTATTTGGAAAATGTCAAGAAGGCTACAACGGAAATTAAAGATAACAACATCGAAGCAATTATACCTTCAAACAATACAAGTCATTTGGTACTTGGGagtataaaagaagaaaaagaaatggaAGATGATCCCTTTAAAACTATATTAGAGTTTTGTGCCTCTGATGTATCAAAGCTTCATCTCAGCAAACCAGGATCAAGTAAAGCCAAAGATATTACAGGGTTAACTTATTCCACGGATAAATATCACCACGAAAGCTCTGCTGGAGTGTCTCTTAGAAAAATAGGAAATGGAACTGATACCACGAGTGAACATGCCAGCTCTGACTGCTCTAGAGAAATAGACCACAAACGAGCAACTACAGTAAAACGTAACTGGCAAACGATGAAAACTTCTTATTCTGATAAAACAGGAAATGGTTGTTTACCTGAAGCACCGGTTTCGGTTTCTAAGAATTCTAATGTCATTACAAGTGAAAGGCTTGTTTCTGAGAAAAGAACTTCACGATCTTTTAAAAAAACAGGATATTTTTCACAGATCAACGAGAATCCTGTTCCAAAAACACTTCAGTATCGTCACTTGTCTTCTCACAGGGATATATATAACGATTCTTCTTTAAAGTGCTCAAATATCTATGAGAATAGAGAGGAGTGTGATTTAGAACCAAATTCTAAAGACTGCGACGAAAAGAACTTAGCAGAATTAAATGAATGTTCAGTGCCAATAAACTCTTGTTTCTCACACATAGAAAGCCAAAACAACAGCAGATACGTATCTCAAAATAAAGAATGCCCAACATTGTCAAGACCTGCGATTCAGAGCAGCAAAAAACACGCCAAAGTAAAGCCCGAAATTATTCCTAAACCTTGCTGTTTAGCGCCCGGTAATTCCCAAATTCCTGTTTCAGAAAACCAGAAGAATGTAGAATGCAGGCAGCAGACAAATAACAGAAGTAAAATTCCTGTTTGCATTAAACCATCTGCTACTGTTTCGAAAAAGGACAGTAAATGCTTAGGTGGTCACAAACAAAAAAGTTCGCCGAATAGAAATGCGGCATATACTAAAGTGAAAATAGCTCCACAGGAAAAGTATAGAAAGATGTCAAAAGACTCAAAGAATATAGCAATGAAAcaggaagaaaaagaaataagTCAAAATATCTCGCCACGaattcagaaaataaagaaatctctaataaaaaaacacaaaaaccaaaACTATGATAGAGCACCAAAAAGGAGTACCTTGGAAAGTCCTGAAACTAAAAATCAGAGTGCTTTACCCAATCATCAAAGTGTTAGTGTAGAATTAGAGCAACTTTCATTTGAAAGTACTGCCTTGTCTGTAGCACAGAAAATTCAGATTCTTAACAATTTATTGGACGAGAGCGAAAATAACTCCATTTCTCGTCTCCATAAATCAGATTCTGTTGAAACATGTAGTGTGTCACCAGTCATTGGGATAGAAGCTGATGAAAGTGAAAAAGAAGGTTGTAGAAGTTCTTGGATTCATGTGTCTCCAGAAGTAGATATTCTTAGTCAG CTTCAACAATCTTCTTCTGGAAGTAGTGAAGAAAGTGAAGACGATGTCCAAAAAAAAGAGTCCTATCATGAAGAGAAACTAAATAATGGCTGCAATTCCG GGATTTTTTCAAAGTCACCAGAAAAACAAGACTtgacaaagaaatgtttaaaagatAGGACAAGATGTCGATCTTCCAGCAAAGAGAGAAAGGAAGAGGTTTTTCTTCAGAATATCAAAAGTGATTCATTTTCTGTTGTATCTAACAGTCCTATCCATTCAAAAGCCATTGGCATAACAGATAGTTGCATGTCAGTTctctcacaagaagaacattctTCCGAACGTGTCTCTTTTAGTGATTCCTGTGCAGAGAGTTTCTGCTCGTCAACCAGAAGTCTTGATTTGTGA